A window of Syngnathus acus chromosome 17, fSynAcu1.2, whole genome shotgun sequence genomic DNA:
GGGCTGCTTCGGGCGCGGGCCGATGGAGTTCTGAATTGTTTTGCGGGCGAGGGGGCGTGGGTGAAACCGAAGGGGATTCCAGTGTCATGGATAAGTCTTGTGGGGGCCAATGGGAGGGGGCCTCTGGTGGGGTTGTCCACGGAGTTGAAGACCTATGAGAAGAGTGAGCGCTTTGAGCCAAGGGGGATGCAGGTCGGGGTAAAGGCATGGGTGAATCCCTGGGCGAAGGGCTGGAAACAGATGTTAGCATTTGTGCATATACTGCAGAGCGCTTGGTCGTGGCGTCTTGTTTTGTGCTCCTTGGACTGGTGGAAAGGCCACGGGGACTTCTGGCTTGATAATGCCCACCGCCACCGCCATCATCCATTCTTGCCTGCTGCTGCATTACAGCAACCTTGATTAAAGACGAAGTGCTCGGGAGTTTGGCCACACCGGGGGAGCTGGGCCGAGGCTTGACGGCATTGACAGGAATTCTGTTGATTTTGTCGTTGTCAAGGTGCTCTATCCGAGATCGGTCAGGGGACGGGACGACCTCCTGGTCGAGCAGGGTGTCCGGACTGGCCGCGATCCCATTggtgggcggcggcggcgaaaCAGAGTTATCGTAAGGAGATAACTTGGACATTTTTTCCGGTAAGTGTACTCCACTGTCTCTGTGTTCTGCCCGGCGCTTGCGGCTGCTTGATTTTTCAGCCTTTGGCGAATACGTGTTGTGAACGTCATTTCGGACTTTGACTTCGGGGACTCCCTTCGCCGGCAAAGAGATGTCAGGTGGCGAGGCTTCCGTCCTGCAGGGATGTGAGCTGCCATTGGTGGAACCGGGAGCGCTCGCGGCGACCGCTGGTCCAGGTTCAATTAGCTTTTGCCAGTTCCGCAAGAGCTTCTTGGCCCGCTTGGCGAGGTCTTCATCCTTGGTCTTCTTCCGTACATCGTTGATCAGCTTTCCGAGTCGGGTTTCCTAATGCAAACGTGTGTTAGGGAGAGCTTAAACGCAAGAATGCCACTTTTCCACTGCACGGCCTCATCTCTCCTCATTTCAGTTTAGAGCAATATAGTATTGCATCAGCTGGAAAAAGGCATGCTAACAAACACCAATGTAAGATGAAAAAGAGTTAATTGGCAACTTTTTTCTTAATCCAATGCATTTTTATGCTCTTCTAAAACACCAAAGGTGCCATAAGATGGAGCCCTCATGTTTATAGACATTAGGCGAGTTTTTCCAAAAGGGAGGCCGGAGGAGGGTCTGGCGGAAGAAGCTTGTTAATTGTAATGACAAACGAATCCCTGAAGACGGTGGCAATGCAGTGCATTTGGATTGGGTCTTAGCACACTTTTTGAGtttagaaatgttttatt
This region includes:
- the crsp7 gene encoding mediator of RNA polymerase II transcription subunit 26 — translated: MTTVSATPQQMRDRLLQAIDSQSNICNMVVVLEVITCLEKYPITKEALEETRLGKLINDVRKKTKDEDLAKRAKKLLRNWQKLIEPGPAVAASAPGSTNGSSHPCRTEASPPDISLPAKGVPEVKVRNDVHNTYSPKAEKSSSRKRRAEHRDSGVHLPEKMSKLSPYDNSVSPPPPTNGIAASPDTLLDQEVVPSPDRSRIEHLDNDKINRIPVNAVKPRPSSPGVAKLPSTSSLIKVAVMQQQARMDDGGGGGHYQARSPRGLSTSPRSTKQDATTKRSAVYAQMLTSVSSPSPRDSPMPLPRPASPLAQSAHSSHRSSTPWTTPPEAPSHWPPQDLSMTLESPSVSPTPPRPQNNSELHRPAPEAAPAVWDDTDGSLTSASECKRRKYRSRDYSVNLDGQKIEDTTKPVRLKERRLTFDPVTRQIKPLIHKEPSQSEEAPTPEPVEPKQRTEIGVPQATVPGPNPVANPNPFHQTNWKELSRNEIIQSYLNLQSNVLTSSGVRAPSAHFFMSQYLKREEQEVKESRQMHVLQVDSPALDLPGVSRDVNDDDLDRIHNQHWPGVNGCLDTKDTWYDWTECISLDPHGDESKLNILPYVCLD